TGCAGCAGTTATTCGAGGAAGTTGAAAAAGATGCTCCAGGGAAAAACTATGCATTGTTTCATTTACTATTTCAACTGATTACAACCTTTTACAGAAGGTTACCTCAAACTCAGGTAAAAGTAAAAAAGGGTGCTAAGTCATCGACAATTAACTACAAAGGAAATTTAGAGCAGTTAGATCGGATCTTTACGTATGTTGAAAATCATTATGAAGAATCGATAACACTAGAAGAAATTGCCAAGTATAGTGGTTTTAGCTCCTATTACTTCACCCGCTTTTTCAAAGCGAATACTGGTACGACCTTTATGAGCTTTTTGACGGAATATCGAATTAATCAAGCCAAGTTTATTTTGGCAAATGAAAAAGTACCCATGATCGAGGTAGCTGAAAAATCAGGATTTGCTAGTGTGAAGACGTTTCACCATGTTTTTAAAGAACAGGTTGGCATATCACCTTTAAAATATCAGAAGAATTTTTTTGAAATATAGTATAAAAGCCCAAAATTTAGGGCTTTTTTTAATAATAAAAACTTGTATTTTCTGTTAGTTAATGTTATTCTTATTACTCTCAAAAAGTAATCATTACGATTTAGGAAGGGTGAAAAGAAAATATGGCTAAAAAATCAAAAATTGCCAAAGCAAAACGACAACAAGACTTGATCGAAAAATATGCGGAACTACGCATGGAATTAAAGGCAAATAACGATTACGAAGCATTGGCAAAATTGCCAAAAGATTCTAACCCGAATCGCTTAAAAAATCGTGATTTGATCGATGGACGACCAAGAGCATATATGCGTAAATTTGGCATGTCACGAATCAATTTTAGAACCTTAGCACATCAAGGAAAAATTCCTGGCGTGCATAAAGCAAGTTGGTAACAGTAACTAATAAATACTAGTAATGAGGTGATTTGATGGAAAAACAAGATCTTTCAAGTGCACGGAGACGATTGAAGTGTACAAATCGCAAAACAAGAAAACGAGCGTTAAAAATCATTCAGCAATCTAAGCGGGAGCAAAGACATCGTGCGATGGCTGCGGGTACTGTTGGCTGAGTGTTTTAGGGATCGGATTAGAGTGTGAAGTTCTTCCTTTTGTATAGAAGGGAAGGGCTTTTTTTATTTTGTGTGAGGTGTTTGGTGATTCAAGAGTAAGGAAACTTTTCTTTCTTTGTTTGTTATGTACTGCTTAACATTAGTTTTGTGTGAAGAGTTTGGTGATTCACAAGTAAGGAAACTTTTCTTTCTTTGTTTGTTATGTATTGCTTAACATTAGTTTTGTGTGAAGCGTTTGGCGATTCACAAGTAAGGAAACTTCGCTCCCTTTGGTCGCCAAGTACTGTTCATCATCTGCTCTGGCGGAGCCAGTCGCAGTGATTCACAGCAATATCCAGGAATTTTCCACCCATAATCTAGGAAGAAAGCTTTTTCATTTTTTTGTATAGTAGTGATATAGAAGTGGAACCGCTTTATTCGTCCACGAAATAAAATCCGATCACTGGAGGTTTTTTGATGTCATTGTTAAGAGTAGGAATTATTGGTTGCGGTGGAATTGCGAATGGGAAACATTTACCAGCCCTTGCACAAGTAAAGGAAGTAGAATTGGTCGCGTTTTGTGATTTGATCAGTGAACGGGCTGAA
The DNA window shown above is from Enterococcus sp. 12C11_DIV0727 and carries:
- a CDS encoding AraC family transcriptional regulator; the encoded protein is MSVYLERPEFEGNLLFRAFINDGMTIVYPHWHKEIEIIYSIRGTVNIGVGDDVVSVSEGEIYFFASGEPHYFLASPDSERIVYQFDLSLFDEKNVKSAKDCSLIELFETGEKHSSKWSKSLIVEMKKLLQQLFEEVEKDAPGKNYALFHLLFQLITTFYRRLPQTQVKVKKGAKSSTINYKGNLEQLDRIFTYVENHYEESITLEEIAKYSGFSSYYFTRFFKANTGTTFMSFLTEYRINQAKFILANEKVPMIEVAEKSGFASVKTFHHVFKEQVGISPLKYQKNFFEI
- the rpsN gene encoding 30S ribosomal protein S14, with the protein product MAKKSKIAKAKRQQDLIEKYAELRMELKANNDYEALAKLPKDSNPNRLKNRDLIDGRPRAYMRKFGMSRINFRTLAHQGKIPGVHKASW
- a CDS encoding putative metal homeostasis protein — protein: MEKQDLSSARRRLKCTNRKTRKRALKIIQQSKREQRHRAMAAGTVG